The following proteins are encoded in a genomic region of Oryctolagus cuniculus chromosome 6, mOryCun1.1, whole genome shotgun sequence:
- the LY6S gene encoding lymphocyte antigen 6S codes for MKPSAVVLLLALLCAQRARGLRCYQCLGTSVSSSCGPALCLYPDGVCVTQEVVTTVGLQTVREENKFCLPQCPRNTSVPVQILDFTSRLTCCKGDLCNAAPRAADSAWTLPWGLLCSLGSVLWVLF; via the exons ATGAAGCCGTCTGCTGTGgtcctgctgctggccttgctGTGCGCACAGAGAG CTCGTGGTCTGCGCTGCTACCAGTGCCTGGGGACCTCTGTCTCGAGCTCCTGTGGCCCGGCCTTGTGCCTCTATCCTGATGGGGTCTGCGTCACCCAGGAAGTGGTCACCACTGTGG GGCTTCAGACCGTGAGAGAGGAGAACAAGTTCTGCCTTCCCCAATGCCCAAGGAACACCAGCGTCCCCGTGCAGATCCTGGACTTCACCTCCCGGCTGACCTGCTGCAAGGGGGACCTGTGCAACGCAGCGCCCCGGGCCGCGGACAGCGCCTGGACCCTGCCCTGGGGGCTTCTGTGCAGCCTGGGGTCTGTCCTCTGGGTCCTGTTCTGA
- the LOC103347227 gene encoding endogenous retrovirus group K member 6 Gag polyprotein isoform X2 encodes MGQGVSVDSHQCSGVLRQLLKARGVSVAEKDLQGFLAAVPKYNPWFAEHSRLDLREWERVGETLKETRGRVHKNALAVWTQVTLALEPLWGDPAGPDEEQAVPGAPAAPSAPSAPAAPAAPAAPVETPLQRALREGAQDMDVEDMLAFLDAAWPAPGTAVDFRMIKALRESVAENGLRAPFTITLVEAVSRFPLPPNDWFQLARACLNFWDFAIWKSEYSDQAQGQASRNKRLGVNISLDMLTGSGPYLGLAAQASMPAQAYQQIGECARRAWSALPAQARAELPGSYAKCLQGPKEPFSDFVDRLARRLRRQVGNPSVEEFLLGHLAYENANGDCRRALGSLPDTRTLPEMIRACQDVGTTTHQAQVFAAALAGALRVCFQCGKSGHLQAQCRQPSKTAPGPRRPAPAAARKSPRQGGAGPALCPRCEKGNHWASQCRSRLHKDGRPLPERQVQGPQSPPTREPPRGVPASG; translated from the exons ATGGGGCAGGGCGTGAGCGTGGACAGCCACCAGTGCTCCGGAGTTCTACGGCAGCTCTTGAAGGCGCGAGGAGTCAGCGTGGCAGAAAAAGATCTCCAGGGCTTCCTGGCCGCGGTCCCCAAGTACAACCCGTGGTTCGCGGAGCACTCACGTCTAGATCTCCGGGAGTGGGAGAGGGTCGGGGAGACGCTAAAAGAGACGCGGGGCCGCGTACACAAGAACGCCCTGGCCGTGTGGACACAGGTGACGTTAGCCCTGGAGCCGCTGTGGGGGGACCCGGCCGGCCCAGACGAAGAGCAGGCGGTGCCCGGTGCGCCCGCCGCGCCCTCTGCGCCCTCtgcgcccgccgcgcccgccgcgcccgccgcgcccgtGGAGACGCCTCTGCAGAGGGCGCTGCGGGAAGGCGCGCAGGACATGGACGTGGAGGACATGCTGGCCTTCCTCGACGCGGCGTGGCCAGCGCCCGGGACCGCTGTTGATTTCAGGATGATCAAGGCGCTGCGGGAGAGCGTGGCTGAGAACGGCCTCCGCGCCCCCTTCACCATCACCCTGGTGGAGGCTGTGTCTCGGTTCCCGCTCCCTCCTAACGACTGGTTTCAGCTGGCGCGGGCCTGTCTCAACTTTTGGGACTTTGCCATTTGGAAGAGCGAATACTCGGATCAGGCTCAGGGCCAAGCGAGCCGGAACAAGAGGCTAGGCGTGAACATCTCCTTGGACATGCTCACGGGGTCGGGCCCGTATCTGGGCCTCGCTGCTCAGGCCAGCATGCCGGCCCAGGCCTACCAGCAGATTGGAGAGTGTGCGCGCCGCGCCTGGTCGGCCTTGCCGGCCCAGGCACGGGCAGAGTTACCGGGCAGCTATGCAAAATGCCTTCAAGGCCCCAAGGAGCCGTTCTCGGACTTTGTGGACCGGCTGGCGCGGCGGTTACGGAGACAGGTGGGTAACCCCTCTGTTGAGGAGTTCCTGCTGGGGCACCTGGCGTACGAGAACGCCAACGGGGACTGCAGACGGGCTCTGGGGTCCCTGCCAGACACCCGGACGCTGCCCGAGATGATCCGCGCCTGCCAGGACGTCGGCACCACCACGCACCAGGCGCAGGTGTTCGCGGCTGCGCTCGCAGGGGCTCTGCGAGTTTGCTTCCAGTGTGGGAAGAGCGGCCACCTGCAAGCCCAGTGTAGACAGCCGTCCAAGACAGCGCCCGGGCCCCGCCGGCCCGCGCCTGCCGCGGCTCGGAAGTCCCCGAGACAGGGTGGGGCAGGCCCTGCACTGTGCCCTCGCTGTGAAAAAGGAAACCACTGGGCAAGTCAGTGTAGGTCACGGCTTCACAAAGACGGACGGCCCCTTCCGGagcggcaggtgcaggggccgcagAGCCCACCCACGCGGGAGCCACCGCGGGGAGTGCCGGCCTCGGG GTGA
- the LOC103347227 gene encoding endogenous retrovirus group K member 6 Gag polyprotein isoform X1, whose translation MGQGVSVDSHQCSGVLRQLLKARGVSVAEKDLQGFLAAVPKYNPWFAEHSRLDLREWERVGETLKETRGRVHKNALAVWTQVTLALEPLWGDPAGPDEEQAVPGAPAAPSAPSAPAAPAAPAAPVETPLQRALREGAQDMDVEDMLAFLDAAWPAPGTAVDFRMIKALRESVAENGLRAPFTITLVEAVSRFPLPPNDWFQLARACLNFWDFAIWKSEYSDQAQGQASRNKRLGVNISLDMLTGSGPYLGLAAQASMPAQAYQQIGECARRAWSALPAQARAELPGSYAKCLQGPKEPFSDFVDRLARRLRRQVGNPSVEEFLLGHLAYENANGDCRRALGSLPDTRTLPEMIRACQDVGTTTHQAQVFAAALAGALRVCFQCGKSGHLQAQCRQPSKTAPGPRRPAPAAARKSPRQGGAGPALCPRCEKGNHWASQCRSRLHKDGRPLPERQVQGPQSPPTREPPRGVPASGSTSSGLEAGVPDGRAQGAGTAAQGQRPGNGGPGQPQARNTAGAFSAQPGARLPSHSRSRCLRSCVLMRTGDCCTRAIAQEHKAALLQPMGSTAWAPPRVSAPLEQAAPTPLPTCTRSGPAIPAPCPPAVESEFTPTPAFLQESSSACTLSCSPPQPALLPSCESPGKA comes from the exons ATGGGGCAGGGCGTGAGCGTGGACAGCCACCAGTGCTCCGGAGTTCTACGGCAGCTCTTGAAGGCGCGAGGAGTCAGCGTGGCAGAAAAAGATCTCCAGGGCTTCCTGGCCGCGGTCCCCAAGTACAACCCGTGGTTCGCGGAGCACTCACGTCTAGATCTCCGGGAGTGGGAGAGGGTCGGGGAGACGCTAAAAGAGACGCGGGGCCGCGTACACAAGAACGCCCTGGCCGTGTGGACACAGGTGACGTTAGCCCTGGAGCCGCTGTGGGGGGACCCGGCCGGCCCAGACGAAGAGCAGGCGGTGCCCGGTGCGCCCGCCGCGCCCTCTGCGCCCTCtgcgcccgccgcgcccgccgcgcccgccgcgcccgtGGAGACGCCTCTGCAGAGGGCGCTGCGGGAAGGCGCGCAGGACATGGACGTGGAGGACATGCTGGCCTTCCTCGACGCGGCGTGGCCAGCGCCCGGGACCGCTGTTGATTTCAGGATGATCAAGGCGCTGCGGGAGAGCGTGGCTGAGAACGGCCTCCGCGCCCCCTTCACCATCACCCTGGTGGAGGCTGTGTCTCGGTTCCCGCTCCCTCCTAACGACTGGTTTCAGCTGGCGCGGGCCTGTCTCAACTTTTGGGACTTTGCCATTTGGAAGAGCGAATACTCGGATCAGGCTCAGGGCCAAGCGAGCCGGAACAAGAGGCTAGGCGTGAACATCTCCTTGGACATGCTCACGGGGTCGGGCCCGTATCTGGGCCTCGCTGCTCAGGCCAGCATGCCGGCCCAGGCCTACCAGCAGATTGGAGAGTGTGCGCGCCGCGCCTGGTCGGCCTTGCCGGCCCAGGCACGGGCAGAGTTACCGGGCAGCTATGCAAAATGCCTTCAAGGCCCCAAGGAGCCGTTCTCGGACTTTGTGGACCGGCTGGCGCGGCGGTTACGGAGACAGGTGGGTAACCCCTCTGTTGAGGAGTTCCTGCTGGGGCACCTGGCGTACGAGAACGCCAACGGGGACTGCAGACGGGCTCTGGGGTCCCTGCCAGACACCCGGACGCTGCCCGAGATGATCCGCGCCTGCCAGGACGTCGGCACCACCACGCACCAGGCGCAGGTGTTCGCGGCTGCGCTCGCAGGGGCTCTGCGAGTTTGCTTCCAGTGTGGGAAGAGCGGCCACCTGCAAGCCCAGTGTAGACAGCCGTCCAAGACAGCGCCCGGGCCCCGCCGGCCCGCGCCTGCCGCGGCTCGGAAGTCCCCGAGACAGGGTGGGGCAGGCCCTGCACTGTGCCCTCGCTGTGAAAAAGGAAACCACTGGGCAAGTCAGTGTAGGTCACGGCTTCACAAAGACGGACGGCCCCTTCCGGagcggcaggtgcaggggccgcagAGCCCACCCACGCGGGAGCCACCGCGGGGAGTGCCGGCCTCGGG ATCCACTTCCTCCGGGCTGGAAGCCGGGGTTCCCGATGGCCGTGcacagggagctggcactgcagcccagggccagcgccCCGGGAATGGGGGCCCAGGCCAGCCACAGGCCCGGAACACAGCGGGAGCGTTCTCTGCGCAGCCAGGCGCACGCCTGCCTTCCCACTCACGCTCACGGTGCCTCCGTTCCTGTGTGCTCATGAGAACAGGTGACTGCTGTACCCGAGCCATCGCGCAGGAACACAAGGCCGCTCTTCTCCAGCCAATGGGATCCACAGCGTGGGCCCCGCCCCGCGTCAGCGCCCCCCTGGAGCAGGCAgcacccaccccactccccacctgCACTCGGTCGGGACCGGCCATTCCAGCCCCGTGCCCGCCAGCAGTGGAATCAGAATTTACCCCAACCCCTGCCTTCCTCCAAGAGAGCAGCTCAGCCTGCACCctgtcctgctccccaccccagcccgcaCTCTTGCCCAGCTGCGAAAGCCCAGGAAAAGCCTGA
- the LOC103347227 gene encoding endogenous retrovirus group K member 8 Gag polyprotein isoform X3 has product MGQGVSVDSHQCSGVLRQLLKARGVSVAEKDLQGFLAAVPKYNPWFAEHSRLDLREWERVGETLKETRGRVHKNALAVWTQVTLALEPLWGDPAGPDEEQAVPGAPAAPSAPSAPAAPAAPAAPVETPLQRALREGAQDMDVEDMLAFLDAAWPAPGTAVDFRMIKALRESVAENGLRAPFTITLVEAVSRFPLPPNDWFQLARACLNFWDFAIWKSEYSDQAQGQASRNKRLGVNISLDMLTGSGPYLGLAAQASMPAQAYQQIGECARRAWSALPAQARAELPGSYAKCLQGPKEPFSDFVDRLARRLRRQVTAVPEPSRRNTRPLFSSQWDPQRGPRPASAPPWSRQHPPHSPPALGRDRPFQPRARQQWNQNLPQPLPSSKRAAQPAPCPAPHPSPHSCPAAKAQEKPEAAAPLCALPPAPPDPGPQPTQHQLSATCPFCVQL; this is encoded by the exons ATGGGGCAGGGCGTGAGCGTGGACAGCCACCAGTGCTCCGGAGTTCTACGGCAGCTCTTGAAGGCGCGAGGAGTCAGCGTGGCAGAAAAAGATCTCCAGGGCTTCCTGGCCGCGGTCCCCAAGTACAACCCGTGGTTCGCGGAGCACTCACGTCTAGATCTCCGGGAGTGGGAGAGGGTCGGGGAGACGCTAAAAGAGACGCGGGGCCGCGTACACAAGAACGCCCTGGCCGTGTGGACACAGGTGACGTTAGCCCTGGAGCCGCTGTGGGGGGACCCGGCCGGCCCAGACGAAGAGCAGGCGGTGCCCGGTGCGCCCGCCGCGCCCTCTGCGCCCTCtgcgcccgccgcgcccgccgcgcccgccgcgcccgtGGAGACGCCTCTGCAGAGGGCGCTGCGGGAAGGCGCGCAGGACATGGACGTGGAGGACATGCTGGCCTTCCTCGACGCGGCGTGGCCAGCGCCCGGGACCGCTGTTGATTTCAGGATGATCAAGGCGCTGCGGGAGAGCGTGGCTGAGAACGGCCTCCGCGCCCCCTTCACCATCACCCTGGTGGAGGCTGTGTCTCGGTTCCCGCTCCCTCCTAACGACTGGTTTCAGCTGGCGCGGGCCTGTCTCAACTTTTGGGACTTTGCCATTTGGAAGAGCGAATACTCGGATCAGGCTCAGGGCCAAGCGAGCCGGAACAAGAGGCTAGGCGTGAACATCTCCTTGGACATGCTCACGGGGTCGGGCCCGTATCTGGGCCTCGCTGCTCAGGCCAGCATGCCGGCCCAGGCCTACCAGCAGATTGGAGAGTGTGCGCGCCGCGCCTGGTCGGCCTTGCCGGCCCAGGCACGGGCAGAGTTACCGGGCAGCTATGCAAAATGCCTTCAAGGCCCCAAGGAGCCGTTCTCGGACTTTGTGGACCGGCTGGCGCGGCGGTTACGGAGACAG GTGACTGCTGTACCCGAGCCATCGCGCAGGAACACAAGGCCGCTCTTCTCCAGCCAATGGGATCCACAGCGTGGGCCCCGCCCCGCGTCAGCGCCCCCCTGGAGCAGGCAgcacccaccccactccccacctgCACTCGGTCGGGACCGGCCATTCCAGCCCCGTGCCCGCCAGCAGTGGAATCAGAATTTACCCCAACCCCTGCCTTCCTCCAAGAGAGCAGCTCAGCCTGCACCctgtcctgctccccaccccagcccgcaCTCTTGCCCAGCTGCGAAAGCCCAGGAAAAGCCTGAAGCAGCAGCTCCCCTCTGCGcgctgccccccgcccctcctgACCCCGGGCCGCAGCCCACTCAGCACCAGCTCTCTGCCACCTGTCCATTCTGTGTCCAGCTGTGA